CGCTTGGCTCGGTTATTAATAACCAACCACGTCCGGCGTCCGTTTCCATCTCTTTGCACTGTTTAGTTTTCAAGGACCGGGCGGTCGTCGTTTGGCGACCGGAATTGTATTGTATCACTTTGATCGGCTTGTGTCAAAGGCAATTTGTGGTTGGCATTGCATTCTATTTAATATTATTTCTATTAAATATTATTAAATATACCGCTTATCATTTCGCCTTATCATTTCTCCGCCGCCGTGGCAGCGACATTTGTTATGTTATCATTTTAAGGCTATTGATGCAACAAGTAATTTAAACCAGTTAAGCGCCGGGAAAATGAACTCGTTCAGCTATAACTGAACATCAGGCTTCAGATGGGGTATTCTACCCCACCTGAAGTAATAATAGGAACTCTCACTTATAGAAGTGGGAGTCTTGGGATTTGATCAACTCAATATTTAAAAATCAGCATACAAAATAATGAACTAACGGGTTATCTTAAAGTCAATAAAGTTTTCCTTTAATTGCGGGTTGCTTTTTGCTACTTCCACCTTAATCACCTCAGAACGTGGTGAACCCTGATAACACCAGGCAACCATGTTTTCCACAGTATCTTCGGGTCCTTCAAAAACAGCCTCTACCCTGCCGTCGGGCAGATTGCGCACCCATCCCTTGATACCCAGTTTTTCCGCTTCCCGCCTGGTATAATCCCTGTAGTAAACCCCCTGCACCCGACCGGAAATAAAGACATGTTTTTGTGTCATCCTGGCATCACCCCTGTATAGTATAAATTG
This genomic interval from Desulfoscipio sp. XC116 contains the following:
- a CDS encoding acylphosphatase, giving the protein MTQKHVFISGRVQGVYYRDYTRREAEKLGIKGWVRNLPDGRVEAVFEGPEDTVENMVAWCYQGSPRSEVIKVEVAKSNPQLKENFIDFKITR